The DNA window AATGTGACCATGTAGCCTACAACACACGTAGGACAATTGcagaaccatggacagcaccCCTTTCGGCATTCAGTCTGTCTCCACACGACAAACTAAAATTGCAACAAGTGGAGGGCGTGAGATATATTTGATAAAATTAGTTAATTttgagtgtatatatatttttccagcAATGACATTTGGAAATACATTGTGGACTTTATATTTTGAAGGTTACGGTTACTTTACGTTGTTTATCAGGCTAAACAGTATTTCATTCGATGAAATGTTGTTGACTCAGTTGGACTCAGCTGGGACGGCAAGAGGTTCGTTGAAAATTCTGTTTTCACAAACGTGAATTTAGAAAGGTATTTTTTGACATGATtacataattttttttacataatttaCCCAATCATGTTTTTGTTTTCGGGTGAGTGGCAGCCTTTCCTTCATACAGTTGGTTGTGGACTTCAACATACTTTCCTGCAGTTTTTGTGAAACTACACGGAGTGTCGCTATTCACCAGCAATAACTTGTAAGTCTTTCTCTCCACCCATTTGTGTCATTTACAGGGAGGAGACCTCATATATTCAGTGTAAGGAAAGTCGCTTGCTTAACATTTTATTGACTAGTGGATTTCGCTTTCAGTCGTTTTGAACGTTTGTTTGGTTGGATAGCGCTATAATTTACCACACCATTGCATCGGGAATACGTTTTATAAGCTGAAAATGGAATGCAAAGGATTCTCTGCCTTGATGTTCTGCCTGACTTGGTTCATTTTCCTACTGCGTACCAGCTATGGAGACGTGACCTATTCTGTTCCGGAGGAGCTGAAACGCGGATCTGTGATCGGAAATATAGCCAAGGATCTGGGGCTGGATGCAAAACGAATCATGCATCGAAAAGCTCGCTTAGATGCTGATGGTAGCAGCAAACGTCATTGTGAAATCGATCTGAATACTGGTGATTTGATCGTTGCTGAAATAATAGACAGGGAACAGCTTTGCGGTAGGAGGATTTCATGCAACCTAAAATATGAGATGGTTCTGGAGAATCCCTTAGAATTACATAACATAATTCTGCAGGTACAAGATATTAATGATAATGCTCCACAATTCCAAGAAGATGTGATAAAGTTGGATATCACAGAGTCAGCTATGAAAGGGGCTCGGTTTGCGGTTAATCAGGCTCATGATGCAGATATAGGACAGAATTCCGTTCAAAGCTACACAATACAAAGGAACGACCATTTTAGTTTGGCGGTTCATACCATTCCCGGTGGGGGGAAGTATGGCGAGTTAGTGTTAGAGACGGAACTAGATCGAGAACGACAACAGGAGGTATCATTATTACTTATTGCCGTTGACGGTGGGACTCCACAGAGATCTGGTACTGTAGTTATACACGTTACTGTGTTGGATGCTAACGATAATAAACCAGTGTTTAGCCAGAATGTCTATAAGGTCAGTGTACCTGAAAATTCTCCAATAGGGTCATTAGTGGTTACTGTGACGGCAACAGATGCAGACCAGGGGGCAAATGGAGAGGTGACGTACGGATTTGGCTCCATCTCAGATGAAGTGAATCAATTATTTTCCCTTAATCCCAAAACGGGTGAAATTAACATAGCTGGATTTATGGATTACGAAAAGGAGTCAATTTATGAATTAAGTATTCAAGCGAAAGACAATTCAGGGTTGACGTCATTTGTCAACATAGTTGTTGATATTAAAGATGTGAATGATAATGCACCAATAATATTTATCAAAACTCTTAAAAATCCCATCCCTGAGGACGTGTTACCTGGAACAGAGGTGGGCATCATTAATGTACAAGATAAAGATTCAGAGGGAAATAGACAGGTCCGATGCTCCATTCAACAAAATGTTCCATTCAAATTAAACCCCTCAATCAAAAACTACTATTCTTTGGTAACAACAGGTGAACTAGACCGTGAGATAATATCAGATTATAACATAACTATCACTGCCACCGACGAGGGGACTCCGCCTTTATCCTCCTCAACGACGATTCATGTATCTGTGTCAGACGTGAATGACAATCCTCCTGCGTTTGAAGAACAATCTTACAGCGCCTATGTGACTGAAAATAACAAGCCTGGCTCCTCTATGTGTTCTGTTACTGCCAGAGACCCAGACTGGAGACAGAACGGCACGGTGGTCTATTCTCTATTGCCCAGTGATGTCAACGGTGTTCCGGTGTCTTCATTTTTATCCATCAACGGAGACACGGGGGTGATCCATGCTGTGAGAACATTTGATTATGAGCAGTTTAGGAGCTTCAAAGTCCACGTTGTAGCCAGAGACAATGGTTCTCCTCCACTCAGCAGTAACGTGACAGTGAATGTCTTCATAACAGATGAGAATGATAACTCTCCCCAGATTTTATACCCTGCTCCAGCAGGGAACTCCTTGATGACTGAGATGGTCCCCAAAGCTGCTCTGGCGGGGTCCCTGGTTTCCAAGGTGATAGCTGTGGATGCTGACTCAGGACAGAACTCTTGGCTGTCATATCAGATCGTGAAATCAACTGATCTTGGACTGTTCATGATTGGTCTCCACAGTGGAGACATACGGGCACTGCGGGACATTGCTGAATCTGACAGTATGAAGCAGAACCTTGTTATATCAGTGAAAGATAAcggacagccctctctctctacaacctGTGATGTATATTTACTCATATCAGATAACTTGGCTGAAGTTCCAGAACTGAAAGACATGGCTTATGAGGATAGTTCCAAACTAACTTCCTATTTGATCATTGGTCTGGTCTCGGTCTCCACCTTTTTCCTGACTTTCATTATTCTCATCCTGGCCGTGAGGTTCTGCCGCAGGAGAAAGCCTCAAATTACTTTTGATGGAGCAGTCGCCATTCCCAGCGCGTATTTCCCTCCCAACTATGCAGAGGTGGATGGAGCTGGAACTCTGCGCAGTTCTTACAATTATGACGCATACCTGACAACGGGCTCACGCACCAGTGACTTCAAGTTTGTGAGATCTTACAATGACAGCACCCTGCCTGCTGATCTTACACTTAAGAGGAGTCAAGTTGAGTGTTTGGGAGAAAGTATAATCACTCTTAACGATGTGGGAGAGTCTGAGGTGAGACATGAAGCATGCATGCCTAAAAGTAATTTTTTACAATATGTTTTATAACGTACCAGAATAATGTTGATGCAGTGTCCTGTGACAGATTTGGGATAAGGTCATGAAGTCTTATGACACGAGTGACCGTAGCTATACGTTTTCATTTGAACTTCTATTGCTAGTTCTGGTTGACACGACATTGCTTACACTGAGGTTTTGGCATTAGGCCTACAGCTGATGACATTGTTAAGTCGACGACTCAGATGTCGGAGAGTTGCCTTTACACTAGATCTTCTCTACTTTGGGTTTTGAGATCGGTACTAAATGACTACATTCCCTTTTACTTGCATATTGAGATTTTAAGCTTGGCATTAGGCctacagggctcccgagtggcacagcggtctaaggcactgcatctcagtggtagaggcgtcactacagaccctggttcgattacaggctgtatcacaaccggccgtgattgggagtcactgcacaattggcccagagtcgtccgggtttggctggggtaggccgccattgtaaataagaatttgttcataactgacttgcctagttaaataaaaataaaaacagctgGTGACATGGTGAAGTGGAAGACTCAGATGTTGTGGAGTTATATTTACA is part of the Oncorhynchus clarkii lewisi isolate Uvic-CL-2024 chromosome 10, UVic_Ocla_1.0, whole genome shotgun sequence genome and encodes:
- the LOC139419773 gene encoding protocadherin beta-15-like, which produces MECKGFSALMFCLTWFIFLLRTSYGDVTYSVPEELKRGSVIGNIAKDLGLDAKRIMHRKARLDADGSSKRHCEIDLNTGDLIVAEIIDREQLCGRRISCNLKYEMVLENPLELHNIILQVQDINDNAPQFQEDVIKLDITESAMKGARFAVNQAHDADIGQNSVQSYTIQRNDHFSLAVHTIPGGGKYGELVLETELDRERQQEVSLLLIAVDGGTPQRSGTVVIHVTVLDANDNKPVFSQNVYKVSVPENSPIGSLVVTVTATDADQGANGEVTYGFGSISDEVNQLFSLNPKTGEINIAGFMDYEKESIYELSIQAKDNSGLTSFVNIVVDIKDVNDNAPIIFIKTLKNPIPEDVLPGTEVGIINVQDKDSEGNRQVRCSIQQNVPFKLNPSIKNYYSLVTTGELDREIISDYNITITATDEGTPPLSSSTTIHVSVSDVNDNPPAFEEQSYSAYVTENNKPGSSMCSVTARDPDWRQNGTVVYSLLPSDVNGVPVSSFLSINGDTGVIHAVRTFDYEQFRSFKVHVVARDNGSPPLSSNVTVNVFITDENDNSPQILYPAPAGNSLMTEMVPKAALAGSLVSKVIAVDADSGQNSWLSYQIVKSTDLGLFMIGLHSGDIRALRDIAESDSMKQNLVISVKDNGQPSLSTTCDVYLLISDNLAEVPELKDMAYEDSSKLTSYLIIGLVSVSTFFLTFIILILAVRFCRRRKPQITFDGAVAIPSAYFPPNYAEVDGAGTLRSSYNYDAYLTTGSRTSDFKFVRSYNDSTLPADLTLKRSQVECLGESIITLNDVGESEMDFEKESVYEISIQAQDSLGLTSFANIVIEITDVNDNAPVISLKYLANPIPENVLPGTEVGIINVQDKDSEGNRQVHVSIQQNVPFKLNPSIKNYYSLVTTVELDREMISDYNITITATDQGTPPLSSSKTIHLSVSDVNDNPPMFEEQSYNAYVTENNTPGSSMCSVTARDPDWRQNGTVVYSLLPSEINGFEVSSFLSINGDTGAIHAVRAFDYEQFRSFKVHVVARDNGSPPLSSNVTVSVFITDENDNSPQILYPAPAGNALMTEMVPKAALAGSLVSKVIAVDADSGQNAWLSYHIVKSTDPGLFTIGLHGGEIRAHRDISESDSMKQNLVISVKDNGQPSLSTTCDVYLLISDNLAEVPELKDITYENSSKLTSYLIIGLVSVSTFFLTFIILILAVKFYRSRKPRMLFDGAVAIPSAYFPPNYAEVDGAGTLRSSYNYDAYLTTGSRTSDFKFVRSYNDSTLPADVTLKRIPDNVLEGSIITLNPAGDSEVTHAFILHFMRMVCPTWL